A stretch of the Oceanicola sp. D3 genome encodes the following:
- a CDS encoding shikimate dehydrogenase encodes MTDKIPLAGVIGSPIAHSRSPVLHRHWLEALGLRGHYIPMDVSHENLEEVLRVLPKMGFVGCNITIPHKVAALNLADAVSDRAALIGSANTLIFRDDGSIYADNTDGYGFIANLRAGAPDWDPKDGPVAIFGAGGACRAVLASLIEAGCTDIRLANRSRPRAEALRTEFGPKITVFDWVLAGSMIEGAALIVNTTSLGMVGKSEFKVPLDALTPDMVVTDIVYTPLDTELLKTAAARGCTTVDGLGMLIHQGAPGFERWFGERPPVTDQTRSAVLGW; translated from the coding sequence ATGACGGACAAGATACCGCTGGCGGGGGTGATCGGCTCGCCAATCGCCCATTCTCGCTCCCCTGTATTGCACCGGCACTGGCTGGAGGCCCTTGGCTTGCGTGGTCATTACATCCCTATGGATGTCAGCCACGAGAACCTTGAAGAAGTGCTGCGGGTGCTGCCGAAGATGGGCTTTGTGGGCTGTAACATCACCATCCCGCATAAGGTGGCAGCGCTGAACCTGGCCGATGCGGTGAGTGATCGCGCAGCACTGATAGGATCGGCCAACACTCTGATCTTTCGGGATGATGGCAGCATTTATGCAGATAATACAGATGGTTACGGCTTCATCGCCAACCTCAGGGCCGGAGCGCCGGACTGGGATCCGAAGGATGGGCCGGTGGCTATTTTTGGGGCTGGCGGGGCGTGCCGCGCGGTTTTGGCGTCTCTCATTGAGGCGGGCTGCACCGATATTCGCCTCGCCAATCGCTCACGGCCCCGCGCTGAGGCCCTGCGCACCGAGTTTGGCCCCAAGATCACCGTTTTCGACTGGGTGCTTGCAGGCTCGATGATTGAAGGCGCGGCCCTTATCGTGAACACGACCTCGCTTGGGATGGTCGGCAAATCGGAGTTCAAGGTGCCGCTCGATGCGCTGACCCCCGATATGGTTGTGACCGATATCGTCTACACCCCGCTAGACACCGAGCTTTTGAAGACAGCTGCCGCGCGGGGCTGCACCACGGTTGATGGGCTCGGCATGCTTATCCACCAAGGTGCGCCCGGGTTTGAGCGGTGGTTCGGCGAACGGCCTCCCGTGACAGATCAAACCCGTTCGGCTGTGCTTGGCTGGTGA